In the genome of Myxococcales bacterium, one region contains:
- a CDS encoding NAD(+)/NADH kinase, with the protein MASVKPRIVLVTRPTEYEAVLERHGTRGQAAFFLSTRGQCIDGLEARHAAFTQAMRGVAAAIPADLRRTRVTRRDLERFVFEPADVVLVVGQDGLVANTAKYLDGQSVIGVNPDRGQYDGVLVRHSPERAGRLLAAVLAGRAELEVRTMVRAELDDGQHLLALNEIFVGHRGHQSARYRLTCGKETERHSSSGAIFATGTGATGWARSISRERRAPVELPKPSEKRVAFFVREAFPSVATGTELTQGVVDAPAQVEIVSEMSENGVLFGDGIESDAIELPFGVRARIGVAAVVLNLVH; encoded by the coding sequence ATGGCCAGCGTGAAACCGAGGATCGTGCTGGTGACGCGTCCGACCGAGTATGAGGCCGTGCTCGAACGCCACGGCACGCGCGGGCAGGCGGCGTTCTTCCTCTCGACGCGCGGGCAGTGCATCGACGGGCTGGAGGCTCGGCACGCGGCCTTCACTCAGGCCATGCGCGGCGTCGCGGCGGCCATCCCCGCCGATCTGCGTCGCACCCGTGTCACGCGGCGTGATCTGGAGCGTTTCGTCTTCGAGCCGGCAGACGTGGTGCTCGTGGTCGGGCAGGATGGATTGGTCGCGAACACCGCGAAGTACCTCGACGGGCAGTCGGTGATCGGGGTCAACCCAGATCGCGGGCAATACGACGGCGTGCTCGTGCGGCACTCGCCGGAGCGGGCGGGGCGCCTGCTCGCGGCGGTGTTGGCGGGTCGCGCCGAGCTCGAAGTTCGCACGATGGTTCGGGCCGAGCTCGACGACGGTCAGCACTTGCTGGCGCTCAACGAGATCTTCGTCGGTCACCGCGGGCATCAGTCGGCACGCTACCGGCTCACGTGTGGCAAGGAGACGGAGCGCCACTCCTCCTCGGGAGCCATCTTCGCGACGGGGACTGGCGCGACGGGCTGGGCGCGGTCGATCTCGCGCGAACGCCGCGCGCCCGTCGAGCTGCCGAAGCCGTCCGAGAAACGCGTGGCCTTCTTCGTGCGCGAGGCCTTCCCCAGCGTGGCGACGGGCACGGAGCTCACGCAGGGGGTGGTCGACGCCCCGGCGCAGGTGGAAATCGTCTCCGAAATGAGCGAAAACGGCGTGCTCTTCGGCGATGGAATCGAGAGCGACGCCATCGAGTTACCCTTCGGAGTTCGCGCACGAATTGGGGTGGCGGCCGTCGTGCTCAACCTGGTGCACTGA
- a CDS encoding NUDIX domain-containing protein, which yields MFVAYKRPMSKPRQKPAERAAHPAPDSEAAFLSGYDPSHFEHPSVAVDVALLTVRDERLHTLLVRRAEHPHRGRFALPGGFVGMHESLDAAARRVLSTKAGLSKLFVEQLYTFGDPKRDPRTRVISVTYYALVEPERFAEHPANREGVTVARLEVPWEGETGGPVKVVDTSGAELSVAFDHDDILGMAVKRVRGKLGYTPIGFQLLPDTFTLLELQTVHEAVLGRSLNKDSFRRKMLASGQLEATGERQADVGHRPAELYRFVRRSAV from the coding sequence ATGTTTGTCGCATATAAGAGGCCAATGAGCAAGCCCAGGCAAAAACCGGCAGAACGAGCCGCCCATCCGGCGCCCGACAGCGAGGCGGCGTTCCTGAGTGGCTACGACCCCAGCCACTTCGAGCACCCGTCGGTGGCCGTCGACGTGGCGCTCCTCACCGTCCGAGACGAACGTCTGCACACCTTGCTCGTGCGCCGCGCCGAGCACCCGCACCGGGGGCGCTTCGCGCTGCCTGGGGGTTTCGTGGGCATGCACGAGTCGCTCGATGCCGCTGCGCGGCGTGTGCTCTCGACCAAGGCGGGTTTGTCGAAGTTGTTCGTGGAGCAGCTCTACACCTTTGGAGATCCCAAGCGTGACCCGCGCACGCGTGTGATCAGCGTCACCTACTACGCCCTGGTCGAGCCAGAGCGCTTCGCCGAGCATCCGGCCAATCGTGAGGGCGTGACGGTTGCCCGGCTCGAAGTGCCGTGGGAGGGGGAGACCGGCGGCCCCGTCAAGGTGGTCGACACCAGCGGCGCGGAGCTGTCGGTCGCCTTCGATCACGACGACATCCTGGGAATGGCGGTCAAACGCGTACGCGGCAAGCTCGGTTATACGCCCATCGGCTTCCAGCTCTTGCCGGACACCTTCACGCTGCTCGAGCTCCAGACGGTGCATGAAGCCGTGCTCGGCCGCAGCCTCAACAAGGACTCGTTCCGCCGCAAGATGCTGGCCTCCGGGCAGCTCGAGGCGACCGGAGAGCGGCAGGCGGACGTCGGGCATCGCCCGGCGGAGCTGTACCGGTTCGTGCGGCGCTCAGCGGTTTGA
- a CDS encoding band 7 protein: protein MAEVRNFIVVRHLRSELSQFVLAHRGGRLVRSGRGVSFWYFPLSTSIAEVPMDDRELPFMFHGKSSDFQDVTAQGVITFRVVDPKNLAERVDFSVDLATGAWVARPLDVLATLLTGLAEQLALGTLAASPIPELCAEGAPRVREVVQAGLLDDAGVRDMGLEVVTVRVSAVQSTAELQRALEAPARERIQQQADDAGFERRARAVDKERAIQENELANRIELARREEELIRQSGLNERRRKEEDVLAKRVDAEGAAERARIRAAADAEGIRVVESAKVASERERMDVFRTLPPSVIVSLAAQSLAQKIESIDHVNITPELFGPLITDLLRAGTARLDAGK, encoded by the coding sequence ATGGCAGAGGTCAGAAACTTCATCGTCGTTCGGCACCTCAGGAGTGAGCTCAGTCAGTTCGTGCTGGCGCACCGCGGAGGGCGCCTCGTTCGCTCCGGGCGCGGCGTCTCGTTCTGGTATTTCCCGCTCTCCACCAGCATCGCCGAGGTGCCGATGGACGACCGCGAGCTGCCGTTCATGTTCCACGGCAAGAGCTCGGATTTTCAGGACGTCACCGCCCAGGGGGTGATCACCTTTCGGGTGGTCGACCCGAAGAACCTGGCGGAGCGCGTGGACTTCAGCGTCGATCTCGCCACCGGTGCCTGGGTCGCGCGGCCGCTGGACGTGCTTGCGACGCTCTTGACCGGGCTCGCAGAGCAGCTGGCCCTCGGAACCCTCGCTGCGTCGCCGATCCCCGAGCTCTGCGCGGAGGGTGCGCCGCGGGTGCGCGAGGTCGTGCAGGCAGGTCTGCTCGACGACGCGGGCGTTCGCGACATGGGGCTCGAGGTCGTGACGGTGCGAGTGTCGGCGGTGCAGAGCACAGCGGAGCTGCAGCGTGCGCTCGAGGCGCCGGCGCGCGAGCGTATCCAGCAGCAGGCGGATGACGCCGGCTTCGAACGACGCGCACGCGCCGTGGACAAGGAGCGCGCGATTCAGGAGAACGAGCTCGCCAATCGCATCGAGCTGGCGCGGCGCGAGGAAGAGCTGATCCGCCAGAGCGGCCTGAACGAGCGCAGGCGCAAGGAAGAGGACGTGCTCGCAAAACGCGTCGACGCCGAGGGTGCGGCGGAGCGTGCTCGGATCCGCGCTGCGGCAGACGCCGAGGGGATCCGCGTCGTCGAGTCCGCCAAGGTCGCGAGCGAGCGCGAGCGCATGGATGTGTTCCGCACGCTGCCGCCGTCCGTGATCGTGAGCCTCGCGGCGCAGTCGCTGGCGCAGAAGATCGAGAGCATCGACCACGTCAACATCACGCCCGAGCTGTTTGGCCCGCTGATCACCGACCTCTTGCGGGCCGGAACGGCGCGGCTGGACGCGGGGAAGTGA
- a CDS encoding (2Fe-2S)-binding protein produces the protein MPRLRSFELDVNGDTLEVAAPDHWTLLEVLRYTLGLTGSKQGCDKGDCGACTVLIDGEPVLACLTLAASVGTKKVVTIEGLTPLHRKAGGSGADPVQDAFDRCGALQCGFCQPGMILSAKALLAKNKSPSRGDIKQALSGNLCRCTGYTQILEAVELAAAEARGKPHPGPTWRRFGDAPKS, from the coding sequence ATGCCCCGCCTGCGCAGCTTCGAGCTCGACGTGAACGGTGACACCCTCGAGGTGGCGGCGCCGGACCACTGGACTTTGCTCGAAGTTCTTCGCTACACGCTGGGCCTCACCGGAAGTAAGCAAGGGTGCGACAAGGGTGACTGCGGCGCCTGCACGGTGCTCATCGACGGCGAGCCAGTGCTCGCTTGCCTGACTCTGGCGGCGAGCGTCGGGACCAAGAAGGTCGTGACCATCGAGGGGCTCACGCCGCTGCATCGAAAGGCCGGGGGCAGCGGCGCAGATCCGGTCCAAGATGCCTTCGATCGCTGCGGCGCGCTGCAGTGTGGCTTCTGTCAGCCCGGCATGATCTTGTCCGCCAAGGCGCTGCTCGCGAAGAACAAGAGCCCATCGCGCGGCGACATCAAGCAGGCGCTCTCCGGCAACCTGTGTCGGTGCACCGGCTATACACAGATCCTAGAGGCGGTGGAGCTGGCCGCGGCGGAAGCACGGGGGAAGCCGCATCCCGGCCCGACGTGGCGGCGTTTCGGCGACGCGCCGAAGAGTTGA
- a CDS encoding thrombospondin type 3 repeat-containing protein, with protein sequence MTHLGRIIWVAGAALLAGCAVDGAGDLTGTPAKQSSPSSDPSFPPIDGNDKYFDPGPPLATPDDVELDKRFVYHQNVIDTHQYSYSIRKSDPTHLELVSLAGFALPADVGDEKPQQAPEAYDIQLPDHWDSREHGVGIPPVRSQGSCGSCWAFGTVGVVEAAIAVYDKQIVDLSEQFVLNCSGKGSCGGGYWAYTAFTKQGGVWEKDYPYTAHDQYCKNVPEHPYKIESFHSIQTGDISAMKAAILQHGSVGVTMSVCGSFPGYGGGIYDSNECNYYSTNHIVTLVGWNDTVQHKSGKGVWILRNSWGSNWGDNGYALIAYGKARIEENPTYVIYKPEDPTDTDGDGVTDLHDNCKDTLNADQKDTDHDGKGDACDAHFDPFEEKLSLTDDDSRKLSLGFSFPFYDTSYPEVYVNADGNLSFGAGDNASVPRDKSRFLTGAPRIAALYADLNPAAGGSVSWGKSAADAVFVRYDKVGRFDKTGSGSVTVTLNASGAISLAYGGVSGSGYVVGVSRGGAGNNAGELQLSPGKLAYSSTPALYQVFANNSFGLQNQTLELTPGDGPGPTPPPQPVETVLKLSDDASAEIPLGFSFPFFGKSYTKVFANSDGNLSFGSGDSSTAPRDKARFLAGVPRIAALYRDLDPSAGGSVAYEAKDGTLTVRYQGVRLYGSTSTSTVAVTLHKDGLIELAYGQVAPGSYVVGVSRGGNGNSGTEQSLGKLAQPIGNGGTDTIFQVFSGSAPFDLGDKSIAFSLDGGVKPPPPPPTEYLLPLSDDGSMSVQLGFNFPFFGQTYASAWVNSDGNITFGKSDSSQSDRNETRFLTGAPRIALFFADLDPSAGGKVTYYHEDPASISVRFANVAQWGGGGTATATAKLTSSGAVTLTFGDQSASGGIIGVSKGGAGNNTAGIPLASLLQSSWSYSASGSVHAAYSGNDPFGLSGKSVTFSP encoded by the coding sequence ATGACTCACCTCGGACGAATCATCTGGGTGGCCGGAGCGGCATTGCTCGCGGGCTGTGCTGTCGACGGGGCAGGCGACCTGACGGGGACGCCCGCCAAACAATCGAGCCCGAGCAGCGATCCGTCATTCCCTCCCATTGACGGCAACGACAAGTACTTTGATCCGGGGCCGCCGCTGGCGACTCCCGACGACGTCGAGCTCGACAAACGCTTCGTCTACCACCAGAACGTGATCGACACCCACCAGTACAGCTACAGCATCAGGAAGAGCGACCCGACACACCTCGAGCTCGTGAGCCTCGCTGGCTTCGCGCTCCCGGCGGACGTCGGCGACGAGAAGCCACAGCAAGCGCCCGAGGCGTACGACATTCAGCTGCCCGATCACTGGGATTCGCGCGAACACGGCGTCGGGATCCCGCCCGTTCGCTCGCAAGGCAGCTGCGGCAGCTGCTGGGCCTTTGGCACGGTGGGTGTGGTCGAGGCCGCCATCGCCGTCTACGACAAACAGATCGTCGATTTGAGCGAACAATTCGTGCTGAACTGCAGCGGCAAGGGCAGCTGTGGTGGCGGGTACTGGGCCTACACTGCCTTCACCAAACAAGGCGGTGTGTGGGAGAAGGACTACCCGTACACGGCCCACGATCAGTACTGCAAGAACGTCCCAGAGCACCCGTACAAGATCGAGTCATTCCACAGCATCCAGACCGGCGACATCAGCGCGATGAAGGCCGCCATCCTGCAGCACGGCTCGGTCGGTGTGACCATGAGTGTGTGTGGGTCGTTTCCCGGATACGGCGGAGGCATCTACGACTCGAACGAGTGCAACTACTACTCGACGAACCACATCGTCACGCTCGTGGGCTGGAACGATACCGTGCAGCACAAGAGTGGCAAGGGTGTGTGGATCTTGCGCAACAGCTGGGGCAGCAACTGGGGCGACAACGGATACGCACTCATCGCGTACGGCAAGGCGCGCATCGAAGAGAATCCGACCTACGTCATCTACAAACCCGAGGACCCGACCGACACGGACGGCGACGGCGTCACCGATCTGCACGACAACTGCAAGGACACGCTCAACGCTGATCAGAAGGACACGGATCACGACGGGAAGGGGGACGCCTGCGACGCCCACTTCGACCCCTTCGAGGAGAAGCTCTCACTCACTGACGACGACAGCCGCAAGCTGAGCCTCGGTTTTTCGTTCCCCTTCTACGACACGAGTTATCCCGAGGTGTACGTGAACGCCGATGGCAACCTCAGCTTCGGAGCCGGCGACAACGCGAGTGTTCCCAGAGACAAAAGCCGCTTCTTGACCGGCGCACCCCGCATCGCGGCCCTTTACGCCGACCTCAACCCCGCGGCCGGTGGCTCGGTGAGCTGGGGCAAGAGCGCAGCCGATGCGGTCTTCGTGCGTTACGACAAGGTCGGCCGCTTCGACAAAACCGGCAGCGGTAGCGTGACCGTGACCCTGAACGCCTCCGGTGCCATCAGCTTGGCGTACGGCGGTGTGAGCGGCTCGGGCTACGTGGTCGGAGTGTCGCGCGGCGGCGCGGGCAACAACGCGGGCGAGCTTCAGCTCAGCCCCGGCAAGCTCGCGTACAGCAGCACGCCCGCCCTGTACCAGGTCTTCGCCAACAACTCCTTCGGCCTGCAGAACCAGACTCTGGAGCTCACGCCCGGCGACGGTCCCGGGCCGACTCCGCCTCCTCAGCCCGTCGAGACCGTGCTCAAGCTCAGCGACGATGCGTCCGCCGAGATCCCGCTAGGGTTCTCGTTCCCCTTCTTCGGCAAGAGCTACACGAAGGTCTTCGCAAACTCCGACGGCAATCTCAGCTTCGGGAGTGGTGACTCGTCGACGGCCCCACGCGACAAGGCGCGTTTCCTCGCTGGCGTTCCGCGCATCGCCGCGCTGTACCGGGACCTCGATCCGTCTGCGGGCGGAAGTGTGGCCTACGAAGCAAAAGACGGCACGCTCACGGTCCGATACCAGGGCGTCCGCCTTTACGGTTCGACCTCCACGAGCACGGTCGCGGTCACCCTGCACAAGGACGGGCTCATCGAGCTCGCGTACGGGCAGGTGGCGCCGGGCTCGTACGTCGTCGGCGTCTCCAGGGGCGGCAACGGCAACAGCGGCACCGAACAGTCGCTGGGCAAACTCGCCCAGCCCATCGGTAACGGTGGAACCGACACCATCTTCCAGGTCTTCTCCGGCTCCGCGCCCTTCGATCTCGGCGACAAGAGCATCGCCTTCAGCCTCGACGGCGGGGTCAAACCGCCCCCACCGCCACCGACCGAGTACCTGTTGCCGCTCTCCGACGACGGCAGCATGTCGGTGCAGCTCGGCTTCAACTTCCCGTTCTTCGGCCAGACCTACGCCTCGGCCTGGGTGAACTCCGACGGCAACATCACGTTCGGCAAGAGCGACAGCTCCCAGTCCGATCGCAACGAGACTCGCTTCCTCACCGGCGCCCCGCGGATCGCGCTCTTCTTCGCCGATCTGGATCCATCGGCGGGGGGCAAGGTGACCTATTACCACGAGGACCCTGCCAGCATCTCGGTGCGTTTCGCCAACGTGGCCCAGTGGGGCGGAGGGGGCACCGCGACTGCGACCGCAAAGCTGACGTCGTCCGGCGCTGTCACGTTGACGTTCGGAGATCAGTCCGCGTCCGGCGGCATCATCGGGGTCTCGAAGGGCGGCGCGGGCAACAACACCGCTGGCATCCCCCTGGCTTCGCTGCTGCAAAGCTCGTGGAGCTACTCGGCCTCCGGCTCGGTGCACGCGGCCTACTCGGGCAACGACCCATTCGGTCTGAGCGGGAAGTCGGTGACGTTCTCCCCCTGA
- a CDS encoding DUF4291 domain-containing protein has protein sequence MGLLTELSSFTELCARLPAAGRHVVAAYDAETVTVYQAYRPAIAEFAVAHGVFGGEFSFSRMSWIKPGFLWMMYRSGWATKEGQERVLAVRLTRAGFDRILSEAVESSFHSETYGTRENWERRLRESDVRLQWDPDHDPHGRPLERRAIQLGLRGETLACYGRDWVRGIEDVTPFVHAQHELLLRDGVDALRLPVERPYPFGDPEVAERLRLTRANG, from the coding sequence ATGGGCCTACTCACCGAGCTGAGCTCGTTCACCGAGCTGTGCGCCCGTTTGCCCGCCGCGGGGCGGCACGTCGTGGCGGCCTACGACGCGGAGACCGTCACCGTCTATCAAGCCTACCGCCCGGCCATCGCCGAGTTTGCGGTCGCCCACGGTGTGTTCGGCGGCGAGTTCAGCTTCAGCCGCATGAGCTGGATCAAACCCGGCTTCCTCTGGATGATGTACCGCTCCGGGTGGGCAACGAAAGAAGGGCAAGAACGCGTGCTCGCCGTGCGCCTCACGCGTGCGGGCTTCGATCGCATCTTGTCCGAAGCCGTCGAGTCGAGCTTTCACTCCGAGACTTACGGCACCCGTGAGAACTGGGAACGCCGCCTGCGCGAGAGCGACGTGCGCTTGCAATGGGATCCCGATCACGATCCCCACGGCCGCCCGCTCGAACGCCGGGCGATCCAGCTCGGCCTGCGCGGTGAGACGCTGGCGTGTTATGGACGAGACTGGGTACGCGGCATCGAAGACGTGACTCCTTTCGTGCATGCGCAGCACGAGCTCCTGCTGCGCGACGGAGTCGATGCGCTGCGTCTCCCGGTGGAGCGTCCGTATCCGTTCGGCGACCCGGAAGTGGCGGAGCGATTGCGGCTCACGCGTGCGAACGGTTGA